From the Oleiharenicola lentus genome, one window contains:
- a CDS encoding Gfo/Idh/MocA family protein, whose translation MKTYRAALVGTGSIGEAHVRAVEATLGRVTLEAAVDIDAQRVETFAKQHNIPGCYTDYATMLAAVKPDIVLVATPPAQHADMCIAAMEAGAWVMCEKPLCGSLAELDRIEAAEKRTGAYTACIFQMRFGAVTGHVRRLSDAGHLGRPLVGVCNTLWFRDAAYYAVPWRGRWETELGGPTMGLGIHAMDHFLHLMGAWSEVRAVVRTLDRAIEVEDVSMALVTFANGAVGSIVNSALSPRQETYIRLDYQRATVELTHLYSYTRDNWRLTPVPPAQDDGLLQAWHSFPPDVGSTHGAQLNAFVADMDAGRRPLTSGDQARQTLELLTAIYKSGFTGEIVTRGSIKPGDSFYTALHGQRAPRRKKGEHPRPD comes from the coding sequence ATGAAGACCTATCGTGCCGCCCTGGTCGGAACCGGTTCCATCGGCGAGGCCCACGTCCGGGCGGTTGAGGCGACTCTCGGCCGCGTCACGCTGGAGGCTGCGGTGGACATCGACGCCCAGCGCGTCGAGACCTTCGCCAAACAGCACAACATTCCCGGATGCTACACGGATTACGCCACCATGCTGGCGGCGGTGAAACCCGACATCGTGCTCGTGGCCACCCCGCCCGCCCAGCATGCCGACATGTGCATCGCCGCGATGGAGGCCGGTGCCTGGGTCATGTGCGAGAAGCCCCTGTGCGGCTCCCTCGCCGAACTCGATCGCATCGAGGCCGCGGAAAAACGCACCGGCGCCTACACGGCCTGCATTTTCCAGATGCGCTTCGGCGCCGTCACCGGCCATGTGCGGCGCCTTTCCGACGCCGGTCACCTGGGCCGGCCGCTGGTGGGCGTTTGCAACACACTCTGGTTTCGCGACGCCGCCTACTACGCCGTGCCGTGGCGCGGACGCTGGGAAACCGAATTGGGCGGACCGACCATGGGGCTCGGCATTCACGCCATGGACCACTTCCTGCACCTTATGGGCGCGTGGAGCGAGGTCCGGGCCGTGGTGCGGACCCTCGACCGCGCCATTGAGGTCGAGGATGTGTCGATGGCATTGGTGACCTTTGCCAACGGTGCCGTCGGCTCGATCGTCAACAGCGCCCTCAGCCCGCGCCAGGAAACGTATATCCGCCTCGACTACCAGCGGGCCACCGTGGAACTCACCCACCTCTACAGCTACACCCGGGACAACTGGCGGCTGACGCCCGTGCCGCCCGCGCAGGACGACGGCCTGCTGCAGGCCTGGCACAGCTTCCCGCCCGATGTGGGCTCGACCCACGGTGCGCAGCTCAACGCCTTCGTGGCCGACATGGACGCCGGTCGCCGGCCGCTGACCTCGGGCGACCAGGCCCGCCAGACACTCGAGTTGCTTACCGCCATCTACAAGTCGGGCTTCACGGGCGAGATCGTCACCCGGGGTTCGATCAAGCCGGGCGACTCGTTCTACACGGCACTGCATGGCCAGCGCGCCCCTCGACGCAAGAAGGGCGAGCACCCGCGTCCGGACTGA
- a CDS encoding ferritin-like domain-containing protein — translation MVASSTTAPVAAQSATGRMAAVQEMARLQRLLFEVEREFVRTATTLIYRVGEPELKYLLSQHVWESAGHARFIRERGRELSGFGAGESVRPEIRRLFTEAVMPADGYVALAGFYRVLKPALLAGYRHYLAATHHLADWPSRRLVEEFITDEERHAAEMTPYLNGIDATASTDHLRTALAALGGMLGEHPPTPLPGGFSWESANRPYTHPATCNRGKYPTCSSVFSHDPEETPIVRPWLTDPKTDARVVRLMVYVWLMMEMDAVDYLATVFFDTPEAPFDLHHDMARHLWDESRHSQFGYRQLPKLGVDLMSLEHSLDLYNILVQMPPHERYAMMTMEFEAGSFPTKAHVMDRVRELNDFEADTLLAFDRNDEQNHVRYGHRWLPEIMALCGDTRPVEDFVKATQARFAEMATLHGGRTPHALPPERRLTGNKILKLAGVA, via the coding sequence ATGGTCGCGTCCTCCACCACCGCTCCCGTTGCCGCCCAGTCCGCCACCGGGCGGATGGCCGCAGTCCAGGAAATGGCCCGCCTGCAGCGCCTGCTCTTCGAGGTCGAACGCGAGTTCGTCCGCACCGCCACGACCCTCATCTACCGGGTGGGCGAACCGGAGTTGAAATATTTGCTCAGCCAGCACGTGTGGGAATCCGCCGGCCACGCCCGGTTTATCCGCGAGCGCGGCCGCGAGCTCAGCGGTTTTGGCGCGGGTGAATCGGTGCGGCCGGAAATCCGCCGGCTGTTCACCGAAGCCGTCATGCCGGCCGACGGCTACGTGGCGCTTGCGGGGTTCTACCGCGTGCTCAAGCCCGCCCTGCTCGCCGGTTACCGTCATTATCTCGCGGCCACCCACCATCTGGCCGACTGGCCCTCGCGTCGGCTGGTTGAGGAATTTATCACCGACGAAGAACGTCATGCGGCCGAGATGACCCCCTACCTCAACGGCATCGATGCCACGGCCTCGACCGACCATCTTCGCACCGCCTTGGCCGCCCTGGGCGGAATGCTCGGCGAGCACCCACCCACGCCGCTACCCGGCGGCTTCAGCTGGGAATCGGCGAACCGGCCCTACACCCATCCCGCCACGTGCAACCGCGGCAAGTATCCCACCTGCTCCAGCGTTTTCAGTCACGATCCGGAGGAGACCCCGATTGTCCGTCCTTGGCTGACGGACCCCAAGACCGATGCTCGCGTCGTCCGGCTCATGGTTTACGTCTGGCTGATGATGGAGATGGATGCCGTCGATTACCTCGCCACGGTCTTCTTTGACACGCCCGAAGCGCCGTTCGATCTGCATCATGACATGGCGCGCCATCTCTGGGACGAGTCCCGGCACAGCCAGTTCGGCTACCGACAGCTGCCCAAGCTCGGCGTGGACCTCATGTCCCTCGAGCACTCGCTCGACCTCTACAACATCCTCGTCCAGATGCCGCCACACGAACGCTACGCCATGATGACCATGGAATTCGAGGCCGGCAGCTTCCCCACCAAGGCGCATGTCATGGACCGGGTGCGCGAGCTAAACGACTTCGAGGCGGACACGCTGCTGGCTTTTGACCGCAACGATGAGCAGAACCATGTCCGCTACGGTCACCGGTGGCTGCCCGAAATCATGGCATTGTGTGGAGACACGCGGCCCGTCGAAGATTTTGTCAAAGCCACGCAGGCGCGCTTCGCCGAAATGGCCACCCTGCATGGCGGCCGGACTCCGCACGCCCTGCCGCCCGAGCGGCGTCTCACCGGCAACAAAATCCTGAAACTCGCCGGTGTGGCCTGA
- the hpf gene encoding ribosome hibernation-promoting factor, HPF/YfiA family codes for MNHTNKSHDVIVTGIHLELTPSLKHYVQEKAERLFRHQAHIVRIRVELECDRKHDVAHKFVAKAHVELRGPNINCSADSEEMHKSIDLLVDKIDHILHKRHGQHKDKRNHPHPVEFDGVELPKAI; via the coding sequence ATGAACCATACCAATAAATCCCACGATGTGATTGTGACCGGTATCCACCTCGAGCTGACCCCCTCCCTCAAGCACTACGTGCAGGAGAAAGCCGAGCGACTTTTCCGCCACCAGGCTCACATCGTCCGGATCCGCGTCGAACTGGAGTGCGACCGCAAGCATGACGTCGCCCACAAGTTTGTCGCCAAGGCCCACGTCGAGCTTCGCGGGCCCAATATCAACTGCTCGGCCGACTCCGAGGAGATGCACAAATCCATCGACCTGCTGGTGGACAAGATTGATCACATCCTCCACAAGCGCCACGGCCAGCACAAGGACAAGCGCAACCACCCCCACCCCGTCGAGTTCGACGGCGTGGAACTGCCCAAGGCAATCTGA
- a CDS encoding 3-keto-disaccharide hydrolase gives MRSLPLRSWLRFVACHSLVTVAVIAAADDETGFVSLTDGQSFAGWTASKENPGTWKIEEGAFVTLGPRSHLFYTGDAAPFKNFELKVEVMTEPGSNGGIYFHTKYQESGWPTAGFETQVNNTQSDWKKTGSVYDVASVGFVAAEDGKWWTQHVIVQAGTVTVKVNDKIVVQYREPPGAQPGTAFERKLGSGTFALQAHDPKSVVRYRNIFVKRLPD, from the coding sequence ATGCGCTCCCTCCCCCTCCGCTCCTGGCTTCGCTTTGTTGCCTGCCATTCCCTTGTCACCGTCGCGGTCATCGCCGCCGCTGATGATGAAACCGGATTCGTTTCCCTGACAGACGGCCAGTCCTTCGCCGGCTGGACCGCTTCCAAGGAGAATCCTGGCACCTGGAAAATCGAGGAAGGAGCCTTCGTCACGCTCGGTCCGCGCAGCCACCTGTTCTACACCGGCGACGCCGCACCCTTCAAAAATTTCGAGCTGAAGGTCGAGGTCATGACCGAGCCCGGCTCCAATGGAGGCATATACTTTCACACCAAGTATCAGGAGAGCGGCTGGCCCACGGCCGGTTTCGAGACCCAGGTGAACAACACCCAAAGCGATTGGAAGAAAACCGGGAGCGTCTACGATGTCGCCAGCGTGGGCTTCGTGGCGGCCGAAGATGGCAAATGGTGGACGCAACACGTCATCGTCCAAGCCGGCACTGTCACCGTGAAGGTAAACGACAAGATTGTCGTCCAATACAGGGAACCGCCCGGCGCCCAGCCCGGCACCGCTTTCGAGCGCAAGCTCGGTAGCGGCACCTTCGCTCTCCAGGCCCACGACCCCAAGAGCGTCGTCCGCTATCGCAATATCTTCGTCAAGCGCTTGCCCGACTGA
- a CDS encoding helix-turn-helix domain-containing protein: MPPPPKYRAQPWLQSPLRTPVGEIELAGLLLNVPGINPADMRILRRFTLVLMVEGRGYYRDGRGTSYELVPGDVVLVFPEIAHAYGPVRGGEWTQIYFVFDGPQFQLWRAQGLLDPARPVLRLGSPDYWRRRLQDVVKGEPLHTAGAPLRAMGRFLQVVTEMIATDAENVRQAGRDAWLEKSLRLLGERGSGGWATPQDAATQVGLNYENFRKRFAELTGESPGRYQKRRRLEWACAAIYHGESSLKEIADSLGFCDVFHFSKAFKQEIGFTPSDYRRRVRGR; encoded by the coding sequence GTGCCCCCGCCGCCGAAATACCGCGCCCAACCCTGGCTGCAGAGTCCGCTCCGCACTCCGGTGGGCGAGATCGAGCTGGCCGGCCTGCTGCTGAACGTCCCGGGCATCAACCCGGCGGACATGCGGATTTTGAGACGATTCACCCTGGTGCTGATGGTGGAGGGCCGGGGCTACTATCGCGACGGGCGCGGGACGAGCTACGAGCTGGTGCCCGGGGACGTGGTGCTGGTCTTTCCGGAAATCGCCCACGCCTACGGTCCGGTTCGCGGCGGTGAGTGGACCCAGATCTACTTCGTGTTCGACGGACCGCAGTTCCAACTTTGGCGGGCGCAGGGCCTGCTCGATCCGGCGCGACCGGTGCTGCGGCTCGGCTCTCCCGACTATTGGCGGCGGCGGCTGCAGGATGTGGTCAAGGGCGAGCCCCTCCACACCGCCGGTGCGCCCCTGCGTGCGATGGGCCGGTTTCTCCAGGTGGTGACGGAAATGATCGCGACCGACGCGGAAAACGTCCGCCAGGCCGGCCGCGATGCCTGGCTGGAAAAGAGCCTGCGGCTGCTGGGCGAACGGGGAAGCGGCGGCTGGGCGACGCCCCAGGATGCGGCGACCCAGGTCGGATTGAATTACGAGAACTTCCGCAAGCGCTTCGCCGAACTCACCGGCGAGTCACCCGGCCGCTACCAGAAACGGCGTCGGTTGGAATGGGCCTGCGCGGCGATCTATCACGGCGAGTCGTCGCTCAAGGAAATCGCGGACTCGCTCGGCTTTTGCGACGTCTTCCACTTCTCCAAGGCGTTCAAGCAGGAGATTGGCTTCACGCCGTCGGACTACCGGCGGCGGGTGCGCGGCCGGTGA
- a CDS encoding Type 1 glutamine amidotransferase-like domain-containing protein has translation MILYPMKRLLLGFLLLLPGSAAVAVAPAPTVLICGGSMMNGNHFADSVLPVMQRHYIGVKKVALVLHATLPAERDRMEARLQEAFRHLGGIAAESLHRRDAAGQMALLTEADGIFVGGGETFVLLGELYRTGQLEVIRRRVAAGVPYGGSSAGANIAGLLIGTTNDFPTADVPSRKSLGLIAAAINPHHPPPELKADFEGRAGKIKAYLQFNPTETVLALANASIARLADGVVRLEAGQGWLYRAEGVRELVLGEAVPELGGPKS, from the coding sequence GTGATCCTGTATCCGATGAAACGCCTGTTGCTTGGTTTTCTCCTTTTGTTGCCGGGATCCGCCGCCGTCGCTGTCGCGCCCGCTCCGACGGTGTTGATCTGCGGTGGCAGCATGATGAACGGCAATCATTTCGCTGATTCCGTGCTGCCCGTCATGCAGCGTCACTATATCGGGGTGAAAAAAGTTGCGCTGGTGCTGCATGCCACCTTGCCGGCCGAGCGCGACCGGATGGAGGCACGCCTCCAGGAAGCCTTCCGGCATCTTGGCGGAATTGCGGCCGAGTCGCTGCACCGGCGCGACGCAGCCGGACAAATGGCGCTGTTGACCGAGGCGGACGGAATCTTCGTCGGTGGTGGCGAAACCTTTGTGTTGCTGGGTGAGCTCTATCGCACCGGTCAGCTTGAAGTCATCCGCCGACGGGTAGCGGCAGGGGTGCCCTATGGTGGCTCCAGCGCCGGGGCCAACATTGCCGGCCTGCTCATTGGCACGACCAATGATTTTCCCACCGCCGATGTTCCCAGTCGGAAATCACTGGGGCTCATTGCCGCGGCCATCAATCCCCACCACCCGCCGCCCGAGCTCAAGGCCGACTTCGAGGGGCGAGCCGGCAAAATCAAGGCCTACTTGCAGTTCAATCCCACGGAAACCGTCCTCGCGCTGGCTAATGCCTCGATTGCCCGGCTGGCTGACGGGGTGGTGAGGCTGGAGGCGGGCCAGGGCTGGCTCTATCGTGCCGAGGGCGTGCGTGAGCTGGTGCTGGGTGAAGCGGTGCCGGAGCTCGGCGGTCCAAAGTCGTAG
- a CDS encoding ABC transporter ATP-binding protein has translation MNREALAARTITGYLWGSRSSLWRGLGLALLRSLAVAPCPWLFQRMIDVAVPARDSIAILELGGVFLLLLAVHYIFSVWGANEIAKAMAQMMVEMRSRIFFKLQFLSFGYLDQQKTGRLLSKYAFDTQKVEALLYNILNQFLPNILYGGSIFVILAVLNWRLALVLALILPAYGIAKYHFFARIKLSNNEARLAQEKLTGTASEYISALRLVRSFGEERQAEADLDRTSSAFARSRVHQSYVNAVFGTFWYVSTQVIALVVMAGGALLAIRGTISLGTLFAFVAGLPVVLGPIQAFVGLSEQYFVGRESYQSIKELVDSAYVESWHGRRRTDRLRGEIVFDRVSFAYPSAPDRRVLHDISLQLRPGEHIAFVGPSGSGKSTLANLLLGLYAPGEGRILIDGVPQAEWDMRWIRRQLAVVLQDSLLLSGSISDNLRFARADATEDELRAAARQANAEEFIARLPEGYATLVGERGATLSGGQRQRLAIARAILRNPPVLILDEATSALDYESERLIQEALDRLSAGRTVITIAHRLSTIRNASRIIVLNEGRIVEEGDFVSLIARGGSFARLVAAQNTGDGFLRP, from the coding sequence ATGAACCGCGAGGCGCTCGCCGCGCGCACGATCACCGGCTATCTGTGGGGCAGCCGCAGCTCGCTCTGGCGCGGGCTGGGACTCGCCCTGCTGCGCTCTCTGGCCGTGGCCCCCTGCCCCTGGCTTTTCCAGCGCATGATCGACGTGGCCGTGCCCGCCCGCGACAGCATCGCCATCCTCGAACTGGGCGGCGTATTCCTCCTGCTGCTGGCGGTGCATTACATTTTCTCCGTCTGGGGCGCCAACGAGATCGCCAAGGCCATGGCGCAGATGATGGTCGAGATGCGTTCGCGCATTTTCTTCAAGCTCCAGTTCCTCAGCTTCGGCTACCTCGACCAGCAGAAGACCGGCCGCCTCCTCTCGAAATATGCCTTCGACACCCAGAAGGTGGAGGCGCTGCTCTACAATATCCTGAACCAGTTCCTGCCGAACATCCTCTATGGCGGCAGTATCTTCGTCATCCTCGCGGTGCTGAACTGGCGGCTGGCGCTCGTGCTCGCGCTCATTTTGCCCGCCTACGGCATCGCGAAGTATCACTTCTTCGCCCGGATCAAGCTCAGCAACAACGAGGCGCGGCTTGCGCAGGAAAAGCTGACCGGCACGGCCAGCGAATACATCTCCGCGCTCCGCCTCGTGCGCAGCTTCGGCGAGGAACGTCAGGCCGAGGCCGACCTCGACCGCACCAGCTCCGCCTTCGCCCGCAGCCGGGTGCACCAGAGCTACGTCAACGCGGTCTTCGGCACGTTCTGGTATGTGAGCACGCAGGTGATCGCGCTCGTCGTGATGGCCGGCGGCGCCCTGCTCGCCATCCGCGGCACCATCTCGCTCGGCACGCTGTTCGCCTTCGTCGCGGGACTGCCGGTTGTCCTCGGCCCCATCCAGGCCTTCGTCGGCCTCAGCGAGCAGTATTTCGTCGGCCGCGAAAGCTACCAAAGCATCAAGGAATTGGTGGACTCCGCCTATGTTGAAAGCTGGCACGGGCGGCGGCGCACCGACCGGTTGCGTGGCGAAATCGTTTTCGACCGCGTTTCCTTCGCCTATCCCTCCGCGCCGGACCGCCGCGTGCTGCACGACATCTCCCTGCAGCTCCGCCCGGGCGAACACATCGCCTTCGTCGGGCCTTCCGGTTCCGGCAAGAGCACCCTGGCCAACCTCCTGCTCGGGCTCTACGCCCCGGGCGAAGGCCGGATCCTGATCGACGGTGTGCCGCAGGCCGAGTGGGACATGCGGTGGATCCGCCGCCAGCTGGCCGTCGTGCTGCAGGACAGCCTGCTGCTTTCCGGCTCGATCAGCGACAATCTCCGCTTCGCCCGCGCCGATGCCACCGAGGACGAGCTGCGCGCCGCGGCCCGCCAGGCCAACGCCGAGGAATTCATCGCGCGCCTGCCCGAAGGCTACGCGACCCTGGTGGGCGAACGCGGCGCCACCCTCTCCGGCGGCCAGCGCCAGCGCCTGGCCATCGCCCGCGCCATCCTGCGCAATCCGCCCGTGCTTATCCTCGACGAGGCCACCTCCGCCCTCGACTACGAAAGCGAGCGGCTGATCCAGGAGGCGCTCGACCGTCTGTCCGCTGGCCGCACCGTCATCACCATCGCGCACCGTCTGAGCACGATTCGCAATGCCAGCCGCATCATCGTCTTGAACGAAGGCCGGATCGTCGAGGAAGGCGACTTTGTCTCGCTCATCGCACGAGGCGGCTCCTTTGCCCGGCTCGTGGCCGCGCAAAACACTGGCGACGGATTTCTCCGCCCTTAA
- a CDS encoding uroporphyrinogen decarboxylase family protein: MSTPRHTPATRAEVETILRCGPPRRVPLFLPAIYEHKAWFIGSTPSAIARDGNLLARALLAEYEAIGPDALAVGVDVYNLEAEAVGCTVTFYEGDDTSIPGISPGNHRLHVGDDLTAAPVPNPLKDGRMTVNLEAARQVRRALGDNYWLRGAISGPFSLAISLVGAEALFLACYDQADWVRSVLAYAGRIIKEFAKGYIDAGAELIVFDSQASPDLLSPAMYEEFVLPVTQDLVQWAAAQGVRDMPLIIGGNTTSIAGLLAQTGANNLLCDFTADFDEWAAACREHGRACRRNISPRLIQSATPDEIYAVAVEELRRGRDLPGFIMGTGVIAFGTPVENVLAIKRACLDAAKE; encoded by the coding sequence ATGTCCACTCCCCGTCACACCCCCGCCACCCGCGCCGAAGTCGAAACCATCCTGCGTTGTGGACCGCCGCGCCGCGTGCCGTTGTTTTTACCCGCCATCTACGAGCACAAGGCCTGGTTCATCGGCAGCACGCCCTCGGCCATTGCGCGCGACGGCAATCTGCTCGCCCGCGCCTTGCTCGCCGAATACGAGGCCATCGGTCCGGATGCCCTCGCCGTTGGCGTCGATGTTTACAACCTTGAGGCTGAGGCCGTGGGCTGCACGGTGACCTTCTACGAGGGCGACGACACCTCGATCCCCGGCATCAGCCCGGGCAACCACCGGCTGCATGTCGGCGACGATCTCACGGCGGCGCCGGTGCCCAATCCGCTCAAGGACGGTCGCATGACCGTAAACCTGGAAGCGGCGCGTCAGGTGCGCCGGGCGCTGGGGGACAACTATTGGCTGCGCGGGGCGATCTCGGGGCCGTTCTCGCTGGCTATCTCGCTGGTTGGCGCCGAGGCGCTGTTTCTGGCCTGCTACGATCAGGCCGACTGGGTCCGCAGCGTGCTCGCCTACGCCGGGCGCATCATCAAGGAATTCGCCAAGGGCTACATTGATGCCGGAGCCGAACTCATCGTGTTCGACTCGCAGGCGTCGCCCGATCTGTTGTCGCCGGCCATGTATGAGGAGTTCGTGCTGCCCGTCACGCAGGACCTCGTGCAATGGGCCGCGGCGCAGGGCGTGCGGGACATGCCGTTGATCATCGGCGGCAACACCACCTCGATCGCCGGTCTGCTGGCGCAGACCGGGGCCAACAATCTCCTGTGCGACTTCACCGCGGATTTCGACGAATGGGCCGCGGCCTGCCGGGAACACGGCCGGGCCTGCCGCCGCAACATTTCGCCCCGCCTGATCCAATCGGCGACGCCTGATGAAATCTACGCCGTGGCGGTGGAGGAACTGCGCCGCGGCCGCGATCTCCCGGGCTTCATCATGGGCACGGGCGTCATCGCCTTCGGCACCCCGGTCGAGAATGTCCTCGCGATCAAGCGCGCCTGCCTGGATGCCGCGAAGGAGTGA
- a CDS encoding RluA family pseudouridine synthase: MTHADEPLPPAEPPLVNPAELPGWVLLSDEKLLVLDKPGWLVVHPSKNGPWSSLAGAVREGLGLETIRFIYRLDRETSGVVILAKDEATGSRLQKAMGKRQIGKAYVALLEGELAGPVTVDQWLGPDLSAGVTVKQKVVPADTPDSQAATTVFHPLVVRGGCTLAGVELLTGRKHQIRAHAEWLGHRVIGDKLYGADPRLYLEFAMQGWTPRHSALLRFTRQALHCTAIDLRPTHMNYLLRAPWPVDLARFAAREMNLPAAEAQALIDRFVAERMPG, encoded by the coding sequence ATGACCCATGCCGACGAACCGCTGCCCCCGGCCGAGCCCCCGCTCGTAAATCCTGCCGAACTGCCCGGGTGGGTGCTGCTCAGCGATGAAAAGCTGCTGGTCCTCGACAAACCGGGCTGGCTGGTGGTGCATCCGTCCAAGAACGGCCCATGGTCGAGCCTGGCTGGCGCGGTGCGGGAGGGACTGGGGTTGGAGACCATCCGCTTTATTTATCGGCTCGATCGGGAGACTTCTGGAGTGGTGATTCTGGCCAAGGACGAGGCCACCGGCAGCCGGCTGCAAAAGGCCATGGGCAAGCGGCAGATCGGCAAGGCCTACGTTGCCCTGCTCGAAGGAGAACTTGCCGGACCGGTTACCGTGGACCAGTGGCTGGGGCCTGACCTCAGCGCCGGAGTAACGGTCAAGCAGAAGGTGGTGCCGGCCGACACTCCCGATAGCCAGGCGGCGACCACGGTATTTCACCCCCTGGTGGTGCGCGGTGGCTGCACCTTGGCCGGAGTAGAATTGCTCACCGGCCGCAAGCACCAGATCAGAGCCCATGCTGAATGGCTCGGCCATCGGGTGATCGGCGACAAGCTCTATGGCGCCGATCCACGTCTCTACCTTGAGTTCGCCATGCAGGGCTGGACCCCGCGGCACTCGGCTTTGCTCCGTTTCACCCGGCAGGCGTTGCACTGCACGGCCATTGATCTGCGTCCGACCCACATGAATTATCTGCTACGTGCACCTTGGCCGGTGGATCTGGCGCGGTTCGCGGCGCGCGAAATGAATCTCCCTGCCGCGGAGGCGCAGGCGCTGATCGATCGCTTTGTGGCGGAGCGAATGCCGGGCTAG
- a CDS encoding alpha/beta fold hydrolase, with amino-acid sequence MPKFTPTIILDEPCARLRDEVTAFGPVFIFKPSRGFLSSPIAAAEELPAMLATAGMKPPYVFVAASFGGFAALAFAARNPGALAGMVLADASHPEQSVAALAAIPADTPLTPTVTAFKRTLQGFGPVWTESCAAIAKIHDFADLPLIVLAAGTPDMPDELPSETRASLTRSWHALQRKHAARSTRGELRIVEGAGHDLVRLAPQSVLTAIRELVLPAVAGALSP; translated from the coding sequence ATGCCCAAGTTCACGCCCACAATCATTCTCGATGAACCTTGTGCGCGCTTGCGTGATGAGGTGACGGCGTTCGGACCGGTGTTCATCTTCAAGCCCAGCCGTGGATTCCTTTCTTCGCCGATCGCCGCCGCGGAAGAATTGCCCGCGATGCTGGCAACGGCGGGTATGAAACCGCCGTATGTCTTCGTGGCCGCTTCCTTTGGTGGCTTCGCCGCGCTGGCCTTCGCCGCCCGTAATCCCGGAGCATTGGCGGGAATGGTGCTGGCGGATGCTTCGCATCCCGAACAGAGCGTTGCGGCGCTTGCAGCAATTCCCGCCGACACTCCCTTAACGCCGACAGTGACGGCGTTCAAAAGGACCCTTCAGGGCTTTGGCCCCGTCTGGACCGAAAGTTGCGCGGCGATCGCAAAGATCCATGACTTCGCGGACTTGCCGCTGATTGTGTTGGCGGCCGGAACCCCGGACATGCCCGATGAATTACCGTCGGAAACACGCGCTTCGTTGACCCGAAGCTGGCACGCCCTGCAGCGAAAACATGCGGCCCGTTCCACGCGGGGAGAACTGCGGATTGTGGAGGGGGCGGGACATGATCTCGTGCGCCTGGCTCCACAATCCGTCCTGACCGCAATCAGGGAACTCGTCTTGCCCGCGGTCGCCGGCGCCTTGAGCCCTTAA
- a CDS encoding phytanoyl-CoA dioxygenase family protein — protein MSTTTSLPQLVSFGHELEMTDDKVGLLRDSSDAADDFEELRRRVAEDGYLYMRGYLDRDEVLAARASLTSRLAEAGVLDPAYPHIDGVCKPGSGYVFKPEITNGNPEVQRLLYSGRLTDFYAKFFAEPIRHYDFTWLRAIGPGKGTNPHCDLPYMGRGTHRHMTCWLPYGDISFTLGGLMVLEGSHKRMDLLEKYVYRDVDTFCENKPKDAENAKAGKWTFSGTLSHNPPQVRNKFGGRWLTTEFSAGDFLTFGMFLVHASLDNRSENRLRISSDSRYQRASEPIDERWVGVNPPGHTLAGKRGRIC, from the coding sequence ATGAGCACCACGACCTCCCTGCCCCAGCTCGTTTCCTTTGGTCATGAACTTGAAATGACCGACGACAAGGTCGGCCTGCTGCGCGATTCCAGCGATGCGGCCGACGACTTTGAAGAGCTGCGCCGCCGCGTGGCCGAGGACGGCTACCTCTACATGCGCGGCTACCTTGATCGCGACGAGGTGCTCGCCGCCCGCGCCAGCCTCACCTCGCGCCTCGCCGAAGCCGGCGTGCTCGATCCGGCCTACCCGCACATCGACGGCGTGTGCAAGCCGGGCTCCGGCTACGTGTTCAAGCCCGAGATCACCAACGGCAACCCCGAGGTCCAGCGCCTGCTCTACTCCGGCCGCCTCACCGACTTCTACGCCAAGTTCTTCGCGGAGCCCATCCGCCACTATGACTTCACGTGGCTGCGCGCCATCGGGCCCGGCAAGGGCACCAACCCGCACTGCGATCTGCCCTACATGGGCCGCGGCACGCACCGCCACATGACCTGCTGGCTGCCCTACGGCGACATCTCCTTCACGCTCGGCGGCCTCATGGTGCTCGAGGGTTCGCACAAGCGCATGGATCTGCTCGAAAAATACGTGTACCGCGACGTGGACACCTTCTGCGAAAACAAACCCAAGGACGCCGAGAACGCCAAGGCCGGCAAATGGACCTTCAGCGGCACCCTGTCGCACAACCCGCCGCAAGTCCGCAACAAGTTCGGCGGCCGCTGGCTCACGACCGAATTCAGCGCGGGCGACTTTCTCACTTTCGGCATGTTCCTCGTGCATGCCTCGCTCGACAACCGCAGTGAGAACCGTCTGCGCATATCCAGTGATTCCCGCTACCAGCGCGCCAGTGAACCGATCGACGAACGCTGGGTGGGCGTAAATCCCCCCGGTCATACCCTGGCCGGCAAGCGCGGTCGCATTTGCTGA